From a single Sporosarcina oncorhynchi genomic region:
- a CDS encoding DUF948 domain-containing protein, which yields MFVDIGVFLMAVSFAIFAVFFAKNLWRLSFVAKSVGETAKQMESSFNGTLDQVEKVLDNTHATAMDVEVKISALNGVFYTVGEVGHTTDLISEELNDLTVGYANGRRVEGEKPFIRIIQGAEFVKGVIKSWKRGQTV from the coding sequence ATGTTTGTTGATATTGGAGTTTTTTTAATGGCGGTCTCATTTGCGATTTTCGCGGTGTTCTTTGCTAAAAACTTATGGCGTCTATCGTTCGTCGCAAAGTCCGTGGGTGAAACGGCTAAACAGATGGAATCTTCCTTTAATGGAACACTTGATCAAGTTGAAAAAGTCCTTGATAACACACACGCTACAGCAATGGATGTGGAAGTGAAAATTAGTGCATTGAATGGAGTTTTCTACACTGTCGGCGAAGTTGGCCATACAACGGATTTGATCAGTGAAGAACTGAATGATCTGACAGTCGGATATGCAAACGGAAGAAGAGTTGAAGGTGAAAAGCCTTTTATACGTATCATTCAGGGAGCAGAGTTTGTCAAAGGGGTGATAAAATCCTGGAAGCGCGGACAAACAGTTTAA
- a CDS encoding DUF948 domain-containing protein translates to MDLTGIGVLLIGVAFLVLAVFLARVLNQTAKVVDGVGKTIERLPDQLDGVIKESEQLIQNSNNTLADVNVKLGTLTPVFNIVGDVGEVTGKLTSSVHDFTLTAKKKIDTTDEDTRNKRLGGLYGASALAYYTIRSGKERKKVKSTSTSNLYMSGEQRMFDVNRMKEEAKEAARIHKHVSDDL, encoded by the coding sequence ATGGATTTAACAGGAATTGGTGTTTTATTAATAGGTGTAGCATTTTTAGTTTTAGCGGTATTTTTAGCACGTGTGCTTAACCAAACGGCGAAGGTTGTCGATGGAGTAGGCAAGACAATTGAAAGGCTTCCTGACCAATTGGACGGTGTGATTAAAGAATCAGAACAACTTATCCAGAATTCTAATAACACCTTAGCAGATGTTAATGTGAAATTAGGAACACTCACTCCAGTATTCAATATTGTAGGCGATGTTGGAGAAGTGACGGGTAAGTTGACTTCTTCAGTTCATGATTTTACATTAACAGCTAAAAAGAAGATCGATACAACGGATGAAGATACAAGAAATAAAAGATTGGGTGGATTATATGGTGCATCGGCACTTGCTTATTATACAATTAGAAGTGGTAAAGAGCGGAAAAAAGTGAAATCAACATCTACTTCCAATTTATATATGAGTGGGGAACAACGGATGTTTGATGTGAACAGGATGAAAGAAGAAGCTAAAGAAGCAGCTCGGATCCATAAGCACGTAAGTGATGACCTATAA
- a CDS encoding DUF948 domain-containing protein yields the protein MDWMGIGVLVIGIAFAVLVIILIKPVRKLGDVLEGVEKTTNKLPDMLDDLTKQTSEVMHSGNSTIRNVNGHIQKLNPLFEIVEDTGQATRQLTLSALEKTNTLKAQTSSAATFTRKEKYEGIYGIISFIFFLSQRKKEIKKVTEEL from the coding sequence ATGGACTGGATGGGCATAGGTGTATTGGTGATTGGCATTGCCTTCGCTGTTCTTGTCATAATTCTCATCAAACCTGTTCGTAAATTGGGTGATGTGCTTGAAGGTGTAGAAAAAACAACAAACAAACTACCTGATATGTTGGACGATTTGACAAAACAGACGAGTGAAGTAATGCATTCGGGTAATTCAACAATTCGAAATGTGAATGGACATATACAAAAATTGAATCCACTATTTGAGATAGTTGAAGATACCGGCCAAGCTACACGTCAATTGACACTATCCGCATTGGAAAAGACAAATACATTGAAAGCACAAACATCTAGTGCAGCAACGTTCACAAGAAAGGAAAAGTATGAAGGAATATATGGCATCATCTCTTTCATCTTCTTCCTCTCACAACGAAAAAAAGAAATCAAAAAAGTAACAGAAGAGCTATAA
- a CDS encoding DUF948 domain-containing protein produces MEILLYASAAIAALSLLLIAIFVIIALKSAKKSMNDISETMSRMETKLNGVTAKSESLMEKTNRIASDVENKLQRLEGFSRSADNLNQSTNHLNRSFETLSSEIENPSRKYKDLMQKVALLTETVSRMYFKVKKEKEKHQDTSYPVQKELPSPRQTNY; encoded by the coding sequence ATGGAAATCCTGTTGTATGCAAGTGCGGCAATTGCTGCGCTTTCCCTGTTGCTTATTGCAATCTTTGTTATAATCGCTTTAAAAAGCGCAAAAAAAAGTATGAATGACATTTCAGAAACAATGTCGAGAATGGAAACGAAGCTTAATGGTGTTACCGCAAAATCGGAAAGTCTGATGGAAAAAACGAATCGAATTGCAAGTGATGTAGAAAATAAACTACAACGACTGGAAGGATTCAGTCGATCAGCTGACAATTTAAATCAATCTACTAACCATTTGAATCGTTCGTTTGAAACATTATCTTCAGAAATTGAAAATCCGTCACGCAAATATAAAGACTTGATGCAAAAAGTCGCTTTGTTAACTGAAACAGTATCAAGAATGTATTTCAAAGTGAAAAAAGAAAAAGAGAAGCATCAAGATACTTCTTACCCCGTACAGAAGGAACTTCCTTCACCGCGACAAACTAATTATTGA
- a CDS encoding Crp/Fnr family transcriptional regulator, giving the protein MDNIESILKNTMFFRDLSNQELTLFLPILNKKKLLDKTNLFLQGDPITNVYIATAGKIKIFRHDPSGKEQVLHFKQVGDLFPHVGFFRRGQYPANAQAIEDSEVYTVSIKDFEQVLLDNPSLFIKLFRVLGDQIVNLQQRLEEMALRSANERILLLLVRLCETHGTIVKDGWIKLNTRFKNADLANMIGTTRESVNRMISHLRKEDAVIIEDGEYLVYVDKIKDELLNII; this is encoded by the coding sequence ATGGACAATATCGAATCGATTTTGAAGAATACGATGTTTTTTCGAGATTTATCCAATCAGGAATTGACGCTGTTTTTACCGATTTTAAATAAAAAGAAGCTACTTGATAAGACAAACTTATTCTTGCAAGGTGATCCCATAACAAATGTTTATATTGCTACTGCAGGGAAAATTAAAATCTTTCGGCATGACCCTTCTGGTAAGGAACAAGTACTGCATTTTAAACAAGTAGGGGACCTGTTCCCGCATGTGGGATTTTTTCGACGCGGGCAGTATCCAGCGAATGCGCAAGCGATAGAGGACAGTGAAGTGTATACAGTTTCCATAAAAGACTTTGAACAAGTGCTATTGGACAATCCCTCTTTATTTATCAAACTTTTCCGTGTTCTGGGAGATCAAATTGTAAACTTGCAGCAAAGACTTGAAGAGATGGCGTTGAGAAGTGCGAATGAACGAATTCTGTTATTATTAGTAAGGCTTTGTGAGACGCATGGAACAATTGTTAAAGATGGATGGATCAAACTAAACACTCGTTTTAAAAATGCCGACTTAGCCAATATGATCGGTACGACTAGGGAATCTGTCAACCGGATGATTTCTCACTTACGAAAAGAAGATGCCGTCATTATAGAAGACGGGGAGTACTTAGTCTATGTTGATAAAATAAAGGATGAATTACTAAATATCATCTGA
- a CDS encoding cytochrome c oxidase subunit II, with translation MKMNRYEEIWLMLSGAMLVIFMVITGYQTFALGMGPPSNKETIDPQKVDETAPFDKPGVYKTGENEYEVIMTLEVFNFNPGNIEIPAGSTVTFVMTSKDVVHGFQVVDTNLNAMVMPGHIQRATQKFSKPGEYLVLCNEYCGTGHQHMSTVITVK, from the coding sequence ATGAAGATGAATCGATACGAAGAAATTTGGCTGATGTTAAGTGGTGCAATGCTTGTTATTTTCATGGTGATTACAGGATATCAAACGTTTGCGTTAGGAATGGGCCCTCCAAGTAATAAGGAGACAATTGATCCTCAGAAAGTGGATGAGACGGCACCATTTGATAAGCCGGGTGTATACAAGACGGGTGAAAACGAATATGAAGTGATCATGACCCTTGAGGTGTTCAACTTCAATCCAGGAAATATTGAAATTCCAGCAGGTTCAACAGTCACATTCGTAATGACTTCAAAAGACGTCGTACATGGTTTCCAGGTTGTGGATACGAATTTAAATGCAATGGTCATGCCAGGTCATATCCAACGGGCTACACAGAAGTTTTCAAAACCCGGTGAATATCTTGTTTTGTGCAATGAATATTGTGGCACTGGCCATCAACATATGAGTACAGTCATTACTGTTAAATAA
- a CDS encoding cbb3-type cytochrome c oxidase subunit I has translation MNTTTVNRKGKSTLIKKSEQLMGMNPADAKLTKAYMSVAFIALLIGGILGLLQGLERAGLIQLPYWFNYYQVLTAHGILLVIVLTAFFTIGYFYAGLSHTLGGLLPKVRTMAWVGFWLKVVGLVIAVVPIIMNEATVMYTFYPPMAASPYFYIGLALIVVGIWLCAFGAFINVAKWRKANPGKHIPIFAFFATGVFVLLFFGSIGVTIEVFTLIAWAFGWKATVNVLLSRTLFWSFGHTLVNIWYLTAVSAWYVVVPKIIGGRRFSDTLTRIVIILLVITNIPGGFHHQIVDPGMSQTLKFLHMFMSISIGFPSLMTAFAMFYVLEKTGRKLGGKGLLGWLKKLPWGDVRFLAPMIAMIAFIPAGAGGIAQTTNQLNQVVHNTLWVVGHFHLTVGTSVILTFFGISYWLIPYISKRRLTPRMNKVGVVQTIIWTLGMLFMSGSMHWVGLLGSPRRTSYTTYGDNATALGWDPYLIFLAVGGTLLIIGVLIQVFAVFHMMFFAPKGVTEFPIAEPEVAENQTPAWTDRWGLWIVIMLIVVSMGYVVPLVDLIVNAPPGSPPFKTW, from the coding sequence ATGAATACGACAACAGTCAATCGAAAAGGAAAAAGCACGTTGATAAAGAAGTCCGAACAATTAATGGGGATGAACCCGGCTGATGCGAAACTTACAAAAGCCTATATGAGCGTGGCGTTCATCGCATTGCTAATTGGAGGAATACTCGGTTTGCTTCAAGGGCTAGAACGTGCAGGACTTATACAACTTCCATATTGGTTCAATTATTATCAGGTTCTTACAGCACACGGTATTCTACTGGTCATTGTTTTGACGGCTTTCTTCACAATCGGGTATTTCTATGCAGGCCTTTCCCATACTCTTGGCGGTTTGCTTCCGAAAGTACGGACAATGGCATGGGTCGGTTTCTGGTTGAAAGTCGTAGGGCTAGTCATTGCAGTCGTTCCAATTATCATGAATGAAGCTACTGTCATGTATACATTTTACCCACCTATGGCAGCTTCACCTTATTTCTACATCGGTCTTGCACTAATTGTTGTAGGTATCTGGTTGTGTGCCTTCGGGGCATTTATCAACGTGGCGAAATGGCGAAAAGCGAATCCTGGAAAACATATTCCAATCTTCGCATTCTTTGCGACAGGGGTATTCGTACTTCTATTTTTCGGGAGCATCGGCGTCACAATCGAAGTATTTACATTGATTGCCTGGGCTTTCGGTTGGAAAGCAACAGTGAATGTACTGCTAAGCAGAACGCTATTTTGGTCATTCGGTCATACATTAGTGAATATCTGGTATTTGACTGCGGTCTCTGCTTGGTATGTAGTAGTTCCAAAAATTATTGGAGGCAGACGATTCAGTGATACACTGACTCGAATTGTCATCATCTTGTTGGTCATCACAAATATTCCAGGAGGTTTCCACCATCAAATTGTTGACCCGGGAATGAGTCAAACATTGAAGTTCCTTCACATGTTCATGAGTATATCCATCGGATTCCCATCTTTAATGACAGCATTTGCCATGTTCTATGTGCTTGAAAAAACAGGTCGTAAACTTGGTGGAAAGGGATTACTCGGCTGGCTGAAGAAATTGCCATGGGGCGATGTACGTTTCCTTGCGCCAATGATTGCTATGATTGCGTTCATTCCTGCGGGAGCTGGAGGAATTGCACAAACAACTAACCAACTAAACCAAGTCGTTCATAATACATTATGGGTTGTCGGACACTTCCACTTAACAGTAGGTACTTCCGTCATTCTGACTTTCTTTGGTATCAGTTATTGGCTGATCCCATACATCTCCAAACGTAGACTGACACCTCGTATGAATAAAGTCGGTGTTGTACAGACAATCATCTGGACGTTGGGAATGTTATTCATGTCAGGATCTATGCACTGGGTTGGCTTGCTTGGCTCTCCTAGAAGAACTTCCTATACAACATACGGCGACAATGCAACTGCACTCGGTTGGGATCCATACCTCATATTCCTTGCAGTAGGTGGAACTTTATTGATCATCGGAGTCCTCATTCAAGTATTTGCAGTATTCCATATGATGTTCTTTGCACCAAAAGGCGTTACAGAGTTTCCGATTGCTGAACCTGAAGTGGCGGAAAATCAAACACCTGCATGGACTGATAGATGGGGATTATGGATTGTCATTATGCTCATCGTTGTATCGATGGGATATGTTGTCCCGTTAGTGGATCTTATTGTAAATGCACCACCAGGTTCACCTCCGTTCAAAACCTGGTAA
- a CDS encoding SCO family protein, which translates to MSNRKTSISISIVLLFGFGLFFVSTDGFTAFTAETARVNKLLQEQPQFPSVTLQDSKERQYSIDEFNGNYVLITFFYSACTTVCIDLELNMSELYDKIPEKYFGHGIDFLSISFDPDRDDPTKLDLYKNMFNSDGETWRMARIPDQQELAALLDEFGVIVIPDDYGNFAHNSAFYLVDPTGRLEKVMDYKDVDAAAESILAILDSEANPL; encoded by the coding sequence ATGTCAAACAGAAAAACATCTATTTCAATTAGTATTGTGTTGCTTTTTGGATTCGGGTTATTTTTCGTGAGTACGGATGGGTTTACCGCATTTACAGCAGAAACAGCACGTGTTAATAAACTATTGCAAGAACAACCCCAGTTCCCATCAGTAACGCTGCAAGATAGTAAAGAACGTCAATATTCCATTGATGAATTCAATGGCAATTATGTACTCATAACTTTTTTCTATTCTGCATGCACTACAGTTTGTATCGATCTTGAATTGAATATGTCTGAGCTATATGATAAGATTCCCGAAAAATATTTTGGGCATGGCATCGATTTTTTAAGTATCAGTTTCGATCCTGATAGAGATGATCCTACAAAATTGGATCTTTATAAAAATATGTTCAATAGTGATGGGGAAACGTGGAGAATGGCGAGAATTCCAGATCAACAAGAACTAGCTGCGTTGTTGGATGAATTCGGTGTCATTGTTATTCCTGATGATTATGGAAACTTTGCACATAACTCGGCGTTTTATCTTGTGGATCCAACTGGAAGACTTGAAAAAGTAATGGACTATAAAGACGTAGATGCTGCAGCGGAATCAATTTTAGCTATATTAGATAGCGAGGCGAATCCGTTATGA
- a CDS encoding alanine/glycine:cation symporter family protein: MENFVNLLNDVLWSTPVIYILLGVGLVFSILTRFLQVRHVKEMVRLMFKGKSSNAGISSFQALSIALSGRVGTGNIAGVATAIFYGGPGAVFWMWAIAFIGASSAFVESTLAQIYKVKQDGQYRGGPAYFIEKGIGWKWFGMTFAIAALIAMAVLMPGVQSNSIAAGMSNAFNVSPWVTGIILIVLLGFIILGGVKRIASTAQILVPFMAVGYILFSVVIVLMNITALPEVIGLIFKSAFAMDSAFGGIIGMAIMWGVKRGVFSNEAGQGTGAHAAAAAEVSHPAKQGLVQAFSVYIDTLFVCSATAFMILFTGMYNTQTEDGKGFIVENLAGVEQGPGYTQAAVDSILPGFGAGFVAIALFFFAFTTIMAYYYIAETNIAYLFRKRNTRSVMFILKIIILITTFWGTIRTADLAWALGDVGLGIMVWLNVIAIVILAKPALLALKDYEQQKNLGLDPVFNPKKLGIKNATFWENDYIPDKERSDE, encoded by the coding sequence TTGGAGAACTTTGTTAATCTGTTAAACGATGTTTTATGGAGTACACCAGTTATTTACATTTTACTCGGTGTTGGTTTGGTTTTCTCGATTTTGACCCGTTTCCTACAAGTGCGCCATGTAAAGGAAATGGTCAGGCTCATGTTCAAAGGGAAAAGTTCAAATGCAGGTATTTCATCGTTCCAAGCATTGTCAATTGCATTGTCCGGACGTGTTGGTACAGGGAATATTGCTGGCGTCGCGACAGCTATTTTCTACGGAGGACCCGGTGCAGTATTTTGGATGTGGGCAATCGCATTCATTGGGGCATCGAGCGCCTTTGTTGAATCGACTCTTGCACAGATTTATAAAGTGAAACAGGACGGTCAATATCGTGGGGGACCAGCATATTTCATCGAAAAAGGGATCGGGTGGAAATGGTTTGGTATGACGTTTGCGATTGCAGCTCTGATAGCCATGGCTGTCTTAATGCCGGGTGTACAGTCAAATTCGATTGCGGCAGGGATGAGTAATGCGTTCAATGTTTCACCATGGGTTACGGGTATTATTCTTATCGTATTATTAGGTTTCATTATCTTGGGTGGAGTGAAGCGGATTGCTTCGACAGCTCAAATTTTAGTGCCATTTATGGCAGTTGGTTATATTCTTTTTTCAGTAGTCATTGTACTTATGAATATTACGGCACTTCCGGAAGTCATCGGATTGATTTTTAAAAGTGCATTCGCAATGGATTCTGCATTTGGTGGAATCATCGGTATGGCAATTATGTGGGGAGTTAAACGAGGAGTCTTTTCAAACGAAGCAGGACAGGGGACAGGGGCACATGCGGCAGCTGCGGCCGAAGTTTCCCATCCCGCTAAACAAGGTCTTGTTCAAGCTTTTTCCGTCTACATCGACACGCTATTCGTCTGTTCCGCTACTGCATTCATGATTTTGTTTACCGGAATGTATAATACGCAAACAGAAGACGGTAAAGGTTTTATCGTTGAAAACTTGGCAGGAGTTGAGCAAGGACCAGGATATACGCAGGCCGCGGTCGATAGTATCCTCCCTGGCTTTGGTGCAGGATTTGTCGCGATTGCTTTGTTTTTCTTCGCATTTACAACAATCATGGCATACTACTATATTGCCGAAACGAACATCGCCTATTTATTTAGGAAAAGGAATACGCGATCAGTTATGTTTATATTAAAGATCATCATTCTGATTACAACGTTCTGGGGGACAATCAGAACTGCGGATCTTGCATGGGCGTTGGGAGATGTCGGACTCGGTATTATGGTTTGGCTCAATGTTATCGCTATCGTTATATTGGCAAAACCAGCTCTGCTTGCTTTGAAAGACTATGAACAGCAGAAAAATCTCGGATTGGATCCAGTGTTCAATCCGAAAAAACTGGGCATTAAAAATGCGACGTTCTGGGAGAATGATTATATTCCAGACAAGGAACGCAGTGATGAATAA
- the fdhD gene encoding formate dehydrogenase accessory sulfurtransferase FdhD, with protein MERIHTQSVWRFEDNRFLEKEDVIATEYPITVKVNGNELLTIVCTPEFIEDMVVGFLISERIIVKYEDITEIRMDESMGIVHIETTRSFPFFEQLHSKRYITSCCGMSRQGFVFANDVLTAKQMNTKNVILAPEDCFSLMEKMNSNADLFMQTGGVHIAALCDTTAFTLTRMDIGRHNALDKIYGHCLKNAIPVNDKVIVFSGRISSEILLKVAKIGCEIVLSKSAPTELAINLAHELGITAVGFIRENSFNIYSHPDRISGAIQSF; from the coding sequence ATGGAGAGGATTCATACACAATCCGTTTGGCGATTTGAAGATAATCGTTTTCTAGAGAAAGAAGATGTCATCGCAACTGAGTACCCGATTACTGTAAAAGTGAATGGTAACGAATTGTTGACGATCGTTTGTACTCCGGAGTTCATCGAAGATATGGTAGTCGGTTTTCTTATATCTGAGCGAATTATTGTGAAATATGAAGATATTACCGAAATCAGAATGGATGAGTCGATGGGTATCGTTCACATTGAGACAACACGTTCCTTTCCATTTTTCGAACAACTGCACAGCAAACGCTACATTACGTCCTGCTGCGGAATGAGTAGACAAGGTTTTGTATTTGCCAATGATGTCTTGACCGCCAAACAAATGAACACTAAAAATGTCATTTTGGCGCCGGAAGATTGCTTCAGTTTGATGGAGAAGATGAATTCCAATGCGGACTTGTTCATGCAAACGGGTGGAGTCCATATTGCGGCTCTTTGCGATACCACTGCGTTTACACTTACTAGAATGGATATCGGTCGTCATAATGCGCTGGATAAAATATATGGACACTGCTTAAAAAACGCTATTCCCGTAAATGATAAAGTAATTGTTTTCAGTGGGAGAATTTCGTCTGAAATTCTTTTGAAAGTAGCAAAGATTGGTTGTGAAATCGTTCTATCAAAATCAGCTCCCACTGAACTTGCGATCAATTTGGCACACGAACTTGGCATAACAGCTGTCGGTTTTATCCGCGAGAACTCATTTAATATTTATTCGCATCCAGACCGAATTAGCGGAGCAATCCAATCGTTCTAA
- the fdhF gene encoding formate dehydrogenase subunit alpha, whose amino-acid sequence MTITINGVNHPFREGMSILQVLNELQIEHPQICYLPEVDPIETCDTCIVEVDGQLKRACSTKVLQGMKVKLASPRAKEAQTEAMDRILENHLLYCTVCDNNNGNCKIHNTVDMMGIEEQKYPYEPKCTKDSVDFTHPFYRYDPNQCIACGQCVEACQNLQVNETLSMDWERDRPIVLWDGGAKINDSSCVGCGHCVTVCPCNALMEKSMLGEAGFMTGLKEEVLDPMIELVKEVEPGYSGIMAISDAEAAMRDTRTKKTKTVCTFCGVGCSFEVWTKDRKILKIQPVSEAPVNAISTCVKGKFGWDFVNSDKRITTPLIRKGESFVESTWKEALDLVAKRLGAIHKEHGEDSIGIISSSKITNEENYVIQKLARQVFKTNNVDNCSRYCQSPATDGLFRTVGMGGDAGTIKDIAKAGLVIIVGANPAEGHPVLATRVKRAHKLHGQKLIVADLRKHEMAERSDIFISPKQGTDQVWLMAVTKYMIDQGWHDSAFIQENVHHFDEFKEVLNTYTLDYAEHVTGVAKEKFIQTAEMIRDADGTCILWGMGVTQNTGGSDTSAAISNLLLATGNYRRPGAGAYPLRGHNNVQGACDMGTLPGWLPGYQHVTDDAARKKFEKAYGVEIGDSPGKDNIQMLHAVDEGIMKGMYVVGEDMALVDSNANHVHDVLSKLEFLVVQDLFFSRTAQYADVILPAVPSLEKDGTFTNTERRVQRLYKALPEMGDAKADWWIIQEVANRLGADWNYSHPSDIFAEMSSLSPLFSQADYTNMEDWDSFFWGSLDGESTPLLYTDGFNFPDKKARFALSDWIEPVEYPDEFDLHINNGRMLEHFHEGNLTNKSAGIQEKVPEIFVEVSPSLAKERGVVSGTMVRLISPHGALRLPALVTDRVKGNELFLPMNSVEKESAINFLTGSAVDQRTNTPAFKQAKVRMEVLKEKVDNPLPSTNHRNKKRHPTSGIEVERKWARPGYAHLTDHEKKG is encoded by the coding sequence TTGACGATTACAATAAATGGTGTGAATCACCCATTCAGAGAAGGCATGTCAATTCTTCAAGTACTCAATGAACTGCAAATTGAACATCCGCAAATCTGTTATTTACCGGAAGTAGATCCCATCGAAACATGCGATACATGTATCGTGGAAGTGGATGGACAACTGAAGCGCGCATGCTCGACTAAAGTTTTGCAAGGGATGAAAGTAAAACTTGCTTCTCCTCGAGCGAAAGAAGCTCAAACTGAAGCGATGGATCGTATCCTCGAAAATCACCTTCTATATTGTACGGTATGCGATAACAATAACGGTAATTGTAAAATACATAACACTGTCGACATGATGGGTATCGAAGAACAGAAATATCCGTATGAGCCTAAATGTACAAAGGACAGCGTCGATTTTACACATCCATTTTACCGTTATGATCCAAACCAATGTATCGCATGCGGGCAATGCGTGGAAGCATGTCAGAATCTGCAAGTGAATGAAACGCTCAGCATGGATTGGGAAAGAGACCGGCCAATCGTTTTATGGGATGGCGGCGCCAAGATCAATGATTCATCATGTGTCGGTTGCGGCCATTGTGTAACTGTCTGTCCATGTAATGCATTAATGGAAAAATCGATGCTCGGAGAAGCAGGTTTCATGACGGGACTGAAAGAAGAAGTCTTGGATCCAATGATTGAGCTAGTGAAGGAGGTCGAACCCGGCTATAGCGGAATTATGGCAATTTCTGACGCTGAAGCAGCAATGCGGGATACTCGTACAAAGAAGACAAAGACAGTTTGTACATTCTGTGGTGTCGGTTGTTCTTTCGAAGTCTGGACGAAAGATCGGAAAATACTCAAGATCCAGCCAGTCTCAGAAGCGCCAGTAAATGCTATTTCGACATGTGTGAAAGGGAAGTTCGGTTGGGATTTTGTGAACAGTGATAAGAGAATCACCACTCCGCTAATTAGAAAAGGAGAGTCTTTCGTCGAATCTACATGGAAAGAAGCACTAGATCTCGTCGCTAAACGTTTAGGAGCCATTCATAAAGAACATGGAGAAGACAGTATCGGCATCATTTCTTCATCCAAAATAACGAATGAAGAGAACTACGTCATTCAAAAGTTGGCACGACAAGTATTCAAGACAAATAATGTCGATAACTGCTCTCGCTACTGCCAGTCGCCTGCAACGGACGGATTATTCCGTACGGTCGGGATGGGTGGAGACGCAGGAACAATTAAAGACATCGCTAAAGCAGGCCTAGTCATCATTGTCGGAGCGAACCCTGCCGAAGGCCATCCAGTACTCGCGACACGAGTGAAACGTGCACATAAACTGCACGGTCAGAAACTGATTGTCGCGGATTTGCGAAAACATGAAATGGCTGAGAGGTCGGATATATTCATCAGTCCTAAACAAGGGACGGACCAAGTATGGCTAATGGCTGTTACCAAATATATGATCGATCAAGGCTGGCATGATAGTGCATTCATCCAGGAAAATGTGCATCACTTCGATGAATTTAAAGAAGTATTGAATACGTATACGCTAGATTATGCGGAGCATGTCACAGGCGTAGCTAAAGAAAAGTTCATCCAAACGGCAGAAATGATCCGAGATGCGGATGGCACATGTATTTTATGGGGGATGGGTGTTACGCAGAATACAGGTGGTTCGGATACGTCCGCAGCGATTTCCAACTTGTTGCTTGCGACAGGGAACTATCGCAGACCTGGTGCGGGTGCGTATCCGCTTCGTGGGCACAATAACGTTCAAGGTGCATGTGATATGGGCACATTACCTGGATGGCTTCCTGGTTACCAACATGTGACAGACGATGCAGCTAGGAAAAAGTTTGAAAAAGCTTATGGTGTTGAAATAGGCGATAGCCCAGGGAAAGACAATATTCAAATGCTCCATGCTGTGGACGAAGGGATTATGAAAGGCATGTACGTTGTGGGAGAAGATATGGCGCTTGTCGACTCAAATGCGAATCATGTGCATGATGTGCTATCGAAACTTGAATTCCTAGTCGTTCAGGATCTGTTCTTCTCACGGACTGCGCAATATGCAGATGTTATTTTACCGGCTGTGCCGTCGCTTGAAAAAGATGGTACATTTACAAACACTGAAAGAAGAGTTCAGCGCTTGTATAAGGCGTTGCCTGAAATGGGCGATGCGAAAGCCGATTGGTGGATTATACAGGAAGTTGCAAACCGTTTAGGTGCGGATTGGAATTATTCACACCCAAGTGATATATTTGCAGAAATGTCGAGTCTCTCTCCGTTATTCAGTCAGGCAGATTATACGAATATGGAAGACTGGGACAGCTTTTTTTGGGGCAGCTTAGATGGGGAAAGCACACCATTACTTTATACGGACGGCTTTAACTTCCCGGATAAAAAAGCTAGATTCGCGTTATCGGATTGGATAGAACCTGTAGAATATCCGGATGAGTTTGATTTGCACATCAATAACGGTCGTATGCTTGAGCATTTCCATGAAGGTAATTTGACGAATAAATCAGCAGGTATCCAAGAAAAAGTCCCGGAAATTTTTGTTGAAGTCTCTCCTAGTCTTGCGAAGGAAAGAGGAGTGGTCAGCGGAACGATGGTAAGGCTAATCTCTCCCCATGGGGCATTACGATTGCCTGCACTTGTAACAGACCGAGTAAAAGGGAATGAGTTGTTTTTACCGATGAACTCGGTTGAAAAAGAATCGGCCATTAACTTCCTGACAGGGTCAGCTGTAGACCAACGGACGAATACCCCTGCATTTAAACAAGCTAAAGTCCGTATGGAAGTATTGAAGGAAAAGGTTGATAATCCCTTGCCTTCTACCAATCACCGAAATAAGAAGCGGCATCCTACGAGTGGTATTGAAGTTGAACGTAAGTGGGCGAGACCTGGTTATGCGCATCTTACAGATCACGAGAAGAAAGGATGA